A genome region from Pygocentrus nattereri isolate fPygNat1 chromosome 10, fPygNat1.pri, whole genome shotgun sequence includes the following:
- the LOC108411874 gene encoding multiple inositol polyphosphate phosphatase 1-like gives MVEELLRFNAVLRFAVFLAFLSFSNGAALSSDADIPTNAQYFNTKTRYQDFNTYLRENILAINISAVKPPAPTCTPVHFTIIARHGTRFPTAENIKKIAAFDDLVKTEANGDLSYLSELKAWKMWYKEDMAGHLTETGREDHIHLAQRMVETFPSLLTKENLQGGRVKFITSSVPRCINSTLSFQLGLKEWFHLEGEEFPYTVNDTLMRFFASCERFVETVLNNPEAAIQATLFKNGPEMETVQRKVADLLQIPYDKFTADLAETGFYLCAYEWTIRGLNSPWCRLYDRADAEVVDYASDLGLYYKRGYGHKIDSMASCVLFNDLFNRLEKAANEFRAGQPVSEVVTVEIGHAETLLPLVTLLGLFKDKTPLTADNYASQLNRAFNSGHIVPYIGNLLAALYDCPDGFRLQLRVNERPVEVPGLDEFSPLFKDVKEQYQQILGCNQEAICKMSK, from the exons ATGGTTGAGGAACTCCTGCGGTTCAACGCGGTTCTCCGCTTTGCTGTTTTCTTAGCTTTTCTCTCCTTTAGCAATGGTGCTGCGCTGTCCAGTGATGCAGACATCCCTACCAATGCCCAGTACTTCAACACCAAAACCCGTTACCAAGACTTCAACACGTACCTGCGGGAAAATATTCTGGCCATAAACATCTCCGCGGTGAAGCCTCCAGCTCCAACCTGCACCCCCGTCCACTTCACGATCATTGCCAGACACGGCACCAGATTCCCAACCGCTGAGAACATCAAGAAGATCGCCGCTTTTGATGACCTCGTCAAGACGGAGGCGAATGGTGACTTGAGTTATCTGTCTGAACTCAAGGCATGGAAGATGTGGTACAAGGAGGACATGGCTGGGCACCTTACAGAAACAGGAAGGGAAGACCACATTCATCTGGCCCAGAGAATGGTTGAGACGTTCCCCAGCCTGCTGACCAAGGAGAACCTTCAGGGTGGCCGGGTCAAGTTCATCACCAGTTCTGTACCTAGATGCATCAATAGCACCCTCTCTTTCCAACTAGGACTGAAGGAGTGGTTTCATCTTGAAG GTGAGGAATTCCCGTACACAGTGAACGACACTCTGATGCGCTTTTTTGCCTCATGTGAACGATTCGTGGAGACGGTGTTGAACAACCCAGAAGCTGCGATACAGGCCACCCTCTTCAAAAACGGCCCGGAGATGGAGACAGTTCAGAGGAAAGTGGCCGACCTGCTTCAGATCCCTTACGACAAATTCACAGCAG ATTTAGCGGAGACAGGATTCTACCTGTGTGCCTACGAGTGGACCATCCGCGGACTGAACTCCCCCTGGTGCCGGCTGTATGACAGAGCGGATGCAGAG GTGGTGGACTACGCTTCAGACCTGGGCCTGTATTATAAGAGAGGCTATGGCCACAAAATTGACAGCATGGCCAGCTGTGTCCTCTTCAACGACTTGTTCAACCGCCTTGAAAAAGCAGCCAATGAGTTCAG ggcTGGCCAGCCTGTATCTGAGGTGGTCACAGTGGAGATCGGTCATGCTGAAACGCTGCTGCCCCTTGTGACACTGCTGGGCCTCTTTAAGGACAAGACCCCTCTCACCGCCGACAACTACGCCTCTCAGCTGAACCGCGCTTTCAACAGTGGACACATCGTGCCGTACATCGGTAACCTGCTGGCGGCGCTGTACGACTGCCCTGACGGCTTCAGGCTGCAGTTGCGAGTGAACGAGAGGCCGGTGGAGGTGCCGGGCCTCGATGAATTCTCACCTCTGTTTAAGGACGTTAAAGAGCAGTATCAGCAGATTCTGGGCTGTAACCAAGAAGCCATCTGCAAAATGAGCAAGTAA